From Dioscorea cayenensis subsp. rotundata cultivar TDr96_F1 chromosome 13, TDr96_F1_v2_PseudoChromosome.rev07_lg8_w22 25.fasta, whole genome shotgun sequence, the proteins below share one genomic window:
- the LOC120274869 gene encoding uncharacterized protein LOC120274869 — protein sequence MHPTRIRTISTRPETRHSYSLLLASPRRSGTLISCYSAAAATAITAAMNPLLRRLSTSLSSLRLSSSSTPSSLAIPPQPPHQQQWTRGICVKVMNGNLEQALAVMQRKMTASGMERLIRRQVRHHLKNSEKRVLARKRLELRIRSEDLACKLRTILLKKIRGH from the exons ATGCATCCGACCCGAATCCGAACTATTTCAACCCGACCCGAAACACGACATTCCTATTCCCTTCTTCTCGCGAGTCCTCGCCGGAGTGGAACTCTGATCTCCTGCTACTCCGCCGCCGCTGCCACCGCGATCACAGCCGCCATGAATCCCTTGCTAAGGCGTCTATCAACCTCCCTCTCTTCTCTCCGTCTCTCCTCCTCTTCGACTCCATCTTCCCTCGCGATCCCACCACAGCCGCCGCATCAGCAGCAGTGGACTAGGGGGATCTGTGTGAAGGTGATGAACGGAAACCTTGAGCAGGCGCTAGCGGTGATGCAGCGCAAGATGACGGCGAGCGGGATGGAGCGCCTGATCCGCCGCCAGGTCAGGCACCACCTCAAGAACTCCGAGAAGCGCGTCCTTGCACGCAAGAGGCTTGAGCTGCGCATCCGATCCGAAGATCTCGCTTGCAAGCTTCGCACCATCCTTCTCAAGAAGATAAG AGGCCACTGA